From one Alosa alosa isolate M-15738 ecotype Scorff River chromosome 5, AALO_Geno_1.1, whole genome shotgun sequence genomic stretch:
- the tmem150aa gene encoding transmembrane protein 150Aa, producing the protein MTAWIVLPVSLSAFSITGIWIVYAMAVMNHHVCPVENWSYNVTCTEEPSKPGFPKTCCTIQDIPLISKCGSFPPESCLFSLIGNVGAFMVVMVCLLRYAQMIEHGHGCWINTGGLVAGFGNAVGLVMVGNFQVDHAKTLHYVGAGVAFPAGMVFVSLQCLLTYRVALTALDYWMAHVRVGLTVGALVSLVLSGAFFIHESFVLQHAAAICEWVFTVVILVFYGTFTYEFGTVTSETMMAGLQRACHQSSSMILGGSERLGGLGSGSAKGLKSPGGSSTSTHLNCTPESIAML; encoded by the exons ATGACTGCCTGGATTGTTCTGCCTGTCAGCTTGTCTGCCTTCTCCATCACTGGAATATGGATAGT CTATGCTATGGCTGTCATGAACCACCATGTTTGTCCAGTAGAAAACTG GTCGTACAACGTCACATGCACAGAGGAACCCTCTAAACCAGGCTTTCCAAAGACATGCTGCACCATTCAGGATATCCCCCTCATAAG TAAATGTGGATCCTTCCCTCCTGAAAGCTGTCTATTCAGCCTGATTGGTAACGTGGGAGCGTTCATGG TTGTGATGGTGTGCCTTTTGCGCTATGCTCAGATGATTGAGCATGGCCACGGCTGCTGGATCAACACTGGTGGCCTGGTGGCTGGGTTCGGCAATGCTGTTGGCTTAGTCATGGTGGGGAATTTCCAG GTGGACCATGCTAAGACTCTCCACTATGTGGGGGCTGGTGTGGCGTTCCCAGCCGGAATGGTGTTCGTGTCCCTGCAGTGTCTGCTCACCTACCGGGTGGCCCTTACTGCCCTGGACTACTGGATGGCACACGTTCGGGTTGGCCTGACTGTGGGCGCTCTGGTTTCACTCGTCCTCA GTGGTGCTTTCTTCATCCACGAGAGCTTTGTCCTGCAGCATGCAGCAGCCATCTGCGAGTGGGTCTTCACTGTGGTCATCCTAGTCTTTTATGGTACCTTTACCTACGAGTTCGGCACTGTTACCAGCGAGACCATGATGGCCGGCCTGCAGCGCGCCTGCCACCAGAGCTCCAGCATGATCCTGGGCGGGAGCGAGCGGCTGGGGGGCCTCGGCAGCGGGAGTGCCAAGGGCCTCAAGTCCCCCGGGGGGAGCAGCACCTCCACCCACCTGAACTGCACACCAGAGAGCATCGCCATGCTGTAG